In Euphorbia lathyris chromosome 10, ddEupLath1.1, whole genome shotgun sequence, a single genomic region encodes these proteins:
- the LOC136208519 gene encoding uncharacterized protein isoform X1, translated as MGDKHQVVEEEDRSSDSGGEYTSEDEGTEDYRRGGYHAVRIGDAFKNGRYVVQSKLGWGHFSTVWLAWDTHKTRYVALKVQKSAQHYTEAAMDEITILQQIAEGDLDDKKCVVKLLDHFKHSGPNGQHVCMVFEYLGDNLLTLIKYSDYRGMPIHKVKEICFHILVGLDYLHRQLSIIHTDLKPENILLLSMIDASKDARKSGSPLVLPTTKEKTVVESAIAKLNGDLTKNQKKKIRKKAKRAAQGCAEKEVTADADTDHETSAAEESSTNSKTNVGSAEDQPTNSDITSAPSNVDGTKCENQGSKRGSRSTRQKLLASADLKCKLVDFGNACWTYKQFTNDIQTRQYRCPEVILGSKYSTSADLWSFACICFELATGDVLFDPHSGDNFDRDEDMSEGWSHDEATKKDHLALMMELLGMMPRKIALGGRYSRDFFNRYGDLRHIRRLRFWPLNKVLMEKYEFSEKDANDMTDFLVPILDFVPEKRPTAAQCLLHPWISSGPLTLQPSCQNEILGSLNSEKKEKDEREAMEKGMGNIAINADSKTVKDSPSSSKLSKAVSTSSSK; from the exons ATGGGGGATAAACATCAAGTGGTGGAAGAAGAGGATCGAAGCAGCGATAGTGGAGGAGAGTATACATCGGAGGACGAAGGGACCGAGGATTATCGCCGTGGAGGTTACCATGCGGTGCGAATCGGCGACGCTTTTAAGAACGGCCGTTATGTCGTCCAGAGTAAGCTTGGTTGGGGACATTTTTCCACCGTCTGGCTCGCTTGGGACACTCATAAGACT CGTTATGTAGCTCTGAAGGTGCAAAAAAGTGCTCAACACTATACTGAAGCTGCCATGGATGAGATAACTATCTTGCAACAAATTGCAGAAGGAGACCTTGATGATAAAAAATGTGTGGTAAAGCTTTTGGATCATTTTAAACATTCAGGTCCAAATGGTCAGCATGTTTGTATGGTTTTTGAGTACTTAGGGGATAATCTCTTGACACTCATAAAGTATAGTGATTACCGTGGAATGCCCATTCATAAGGTCAAAGAAATCTGTTTCCACATTTTAGTGGGCTTGGATTATTTGCACAGACAACTTTCTATTATACACACTGATCTGAAGCCGGAGAATATATTGCTCTTATCAATGATAGACGCATCAAAAGATGCAAGAAAATCTGGCAGTCCTCTTGTCCTTCCAACTACTAAGGAAAAAACTGTTGTGGAATCTGCTATTGCAAAACTGAATGGAGATTTGACAAAGAATCAGAagaaaaagataagaaaaaaggCTAAAAGAGCAGCTCAGGGGTGTGCAGAAAAGGAAGTTACTGCCGATGCTGATACAGATCATGAAACATCAGCTGCAGAGGAGTCATCTACTAATTCTAAAACAAATGTTGGTTCTGCTGAAGATCAGCCTACAAATTCTGACATAACTAGTGCACCATCTAATGTTGATGGAACAAAATGCGAAAATCAGGGTAGTAAGAGGGGAAGCCGCTCCACAAGGCAGAAATTATTGGCTTCAGCTGACTTGAAGTGCAAATTGGTGGACTTTGGAAATGCATGTTGGACATACAAACAGTTCACAAATGATATTCAGACAAGACAGTACCGGTGTCCAGAAGTCATCCTCGGATCCAAGTATTCTACATCAGCTGATCTTTGGTCCTTTGCTTGCATTTGTTTTGAGCTTGCAACTGGCGATGTGCTCTTTGATCCCCACAGTGGAGACAACTTTGACAGGGATGAG GACATGTCAGAAGGGTGGAGTCATGATGAAGCTACTAAAAAG GACCACCTAGCATTAATGATGGAGCTTCTTGGAATGATGCCTCGCAAG ATTGCTTTGGGTGGCCGCTATTCACGGGATTTCTTTAACAGATATGGTGACTTGAGGCACATAAGGAGATTGCGATTCTGGCCCTTGAATAAGGTTCTCATGGAGAAGTATGAATTCAGTGAGAAGGATGCAAATGACATGACGGATTTCTTGGTACCTATACTTGATTTTGTTCCAGAGAAGCGGCCAACTGCAGCTCAGTGTCTTCTTCATCCATGGATCAGTTCGGGTCCTCTTACTTTACAGCCATCTTGCCAAAATGAAATCCTGGGAAGTCTAAACTCTGAAAAAAAGGAGAAGGATGAGAGGGAAGCAATGGAAAAAGGAATGGGGAATATTGCAATCAATGCAGATTCGAAAACCGTCAAAGATTCCCCATCTAGTAGTAAATTATCCAAGGCAGTCTCTACTAGCTCCTCTAAGTAG
- the LOC136208519 gene encoding uncharacterized protein isoform X2 translates to MGDKHQVVEEEDRSSDSGGEYTSEDEGTEDYRRGGYHAVRIGDAFKNGRYVVQSKLGWGHFSTVWLAWDTHKTRYVALKVQKSAQHYTEAAMDEITILQQIAEGDLDDKKCVVKLLDHFKHSGPNGQHVCMVFEYLGDNLLTLIKYSDYRGMPIHKVKEICFHILVGLDYLHRQLSIIHTDLKPENILLLSMIDASKDARKSGSPLVLPTTKEKTVVESAIAKLNGDLTKNQKKKIRKKAKRAAQGCAEKEVTADADTDHETSAAEESSTNSKTNVGSAEDQPTNSDITSAPSNVDGTKCENQGSKRGSRSTRQKLLASADLKCKLVDFGNACWTYKQFTNDIQTRQYRCPEVILGSKYSTSADLWSFACICFELATGDVLFDPHSGDNFDRDEDHLALMMELLGMMPRKIALGGRYSRDFFNRYGDLRHIRRLRFWPLNKVLMEKYEFSEKDANDMTDFLVPILDFVPEKRPTAAQCLLHPWISSGPLTLQPSCQNEILGSLNSEKKEKDEREAMEKGMGNIAINADSKTVKDSPSSSKLSKAVSTSSSK, encoded by the exons ATGGGGGATAAACATCAAGTGGTGGAAGAAGAGGATCGAAGCAGCGATAGTGGAGGAGAGTATACATCGGAGGACGAAGGGACCGAGGATTATCGCCGTGGAGGTTACCATGCGGTGCGAATCGGCGACGCTTTTAAGAACGGCCGTTATGTCGTCCAGAGTAAGCTTGGTTGGGGACATTTTTCCACCGTCTGGCTCGCTTGGGACACTCATAAGACT CGTTATGTAGCTCTGAAGGTGCAAAAAAGTGCTCAACACTATACTGAAGCTGCCATGGATGAGATAACTATCTTGCAACAAATTGCAGAAGGAGACCTTGATGATAAAAAATGTGTGGTAAAGCTTTTGGATCATTTTAAACATTCAGGTCCAAATGGTCAGCATGTTTGTATGGTTTTTGAGTACTTAGGGGATAATCTCTTGACACTCATAAAGTATAGTGATTACCGTGGAATGCCCATTCATAAGGTCAAAGAAATCTGTTTCCACATTTTAGTGGGCTTGGATTATTTGCACAGACAACTTTCTATTATACACACTGATCTGAAGCCGGAGAATATATTGCTCTTATCAATGATAGACGCATCAAAAGATGCAAGAAAATCTGGCAGTCCTCTTGTCCTTCCAACTACTAAGGAAAAAACTGTTGTGGAATCTGCTATTGCAAAACTGAATGGAGATTTGACAAAGAATCAGAagaaaaagataagaaaaaaggCTAAAAGAGCAGCTCAGGGGTGTGCAGAAAAGGAAGTTACTGCCGATGCTGATACAGATCATGAAACATCAGCTGCAGAGGAGTCATCTACTAATTCTAAAACAAATGTTGGTTCTGCTGAAGATCAGCCTACAAATTCTGACATAACTAGTGCACCATCTAATGTTGATGGAACAAAATGCGAAAATCAGGGTAGTAAGAGGGGAAGCCGCTCCACAAGGCAGAAATTATTGGCTTCAGCTGACTTGAAGTGCAAATTGGTGGACTTTGGAAATGCATGTTGGACATACAAACAGTTCACAAATGATATTCAGACAAGACAGTACCGGTGTCCAGAAGTCATCCTCGGATCCAAGTATTCTACATCAGCTGATCTTTGGTCCTTTGCTTGCATTTGTTTTGAGCTTGCAACTGGCGATGTGCTCTTTGATCCCCACAGTGGAGACAACTTTGACAGGGATGAG GACCACCTAGCATTAATGATGGAGCTTCTTGGAATGATGCCTCGCAAG ATTGCTTTGGGTGGCCGCTATTCACGGGATTTCTTTAACAGATATGGTGACTTGAGGCACATAAGGAGATTGCGATTCTGGCCCTTGAATAAGGTTCTCATGGAGAAGTATGAATTCAGTGAGAAGGATGCAAATGACATGACGGATTTCTTGGTACCTATACTTGATTTTGTTCCAGAGAAGCGGCCAACTGCAGCTCAGTGTCTTCTTCATCCATGGATCAGTTCGGGTCCTCTTACTTTACAGCCATCTTGCCAAAATGAAATCCTGGGAAGTCTAAACTCTGAAAAAAAGGAGAAGGATGAGAGGGAAGCAATGGAAAAAGGAATGGGGAATATTGCAATCAATGCAGATTCGAAAACCGTCAAAGATTCCCCATCTAGTAGTAAATTATCCAAGGCAGTCTCTACTAGCTCCTCTAAGTAG